One Micromonospora sp. FIMYZ51 genomic window carries:
- a CDS encoding response regulator transcription factor yields the protein MIRVLLADDQNLVRAGFRAILGGTDGIEVVGEAADGAEAVRLSRQLRPDVVAMDIRMPGLDGLTATGEITASSPVRVIILTTFDLDDYVYGALRAGASGFLVKDTEPAELIHAIRVVARGDALIAPSITRRLISEFAARVPHPDPGPRLRLLTEREREVLVLVAAGLSNDEIAARLVLSPATAKTHVSRIMTKTRVRDRAQLVILAYESGLTVPGWLHRS from the coding sequence GTGATCCGGGTACTGCTCGCCGATGACCAGAACCTGGTCCGCGCCGGCTTCCGCGCCATCCTGGGCGGTACGGACGGCATCGAGGTCGTCGGTGAGGCCGCCGACGGCGCCGAGGCGGTGCGGCTCAGCCGGCAGTTGCGCCCGGATGTCGTCGCGATGGACATCCGGATGCCCGGCTTGGACGGCCTCACCGCCACCGGGGAGATCACCGCCAGCTCACCGGTCCGGGTGATCATCCTGACCACCTTCGACCTGGACGACTACGTCTACGGCGCGCTACGGGCCGGCGCGAGCGGCTTCCTGGTCAAGGACACCGAACCGGCCGAACTGATCCACGCGATCCGGGTGGTGGCGCGGGGCGACGCGCTGATCGCGCCCTCGATCACCCGCCGGCTGATCTCCGAGTTCGCCGCCCGGGTGCCGCATCCGGACCCGGGACCACGGCTGCGCCTGCTCACCGAACGCGAGCGCGAGGTGCTGGTGCTGGTCGCCGCCGGGCTGTCCAACGACGAGATCGCGGCGCGGCTGGTGCTCAGCCCGGCCACCGCGAAGACGCACGTCAGCCGGATCATGACCAAGACCCGGGTGCGGGACCGGGCGCAGCTGGTGATCCTCGCGTACGAGTCCGGCCT
- a CDS encoding sensor histidine kinase: MRQWPGWAANTSLVLVVGLVALAGLVVQSRGVDTVAEWAALLIVLASAGALSLRRRYPVAVGVAALAAVGAYGALLHRPGPIMLVFVVALYTVVDEGHLAVAVGLGLASVLSFAVADSGNRTADNVNGATLLHAGWLVAVIVGVTRNRRAYLAEAEARVLAAEQRTEEQARRRATEERLRIARELHDALGHHLSLINVQASAALFRPDPDRSTQALTAIKQTSGETLRELRATLGLLRQDDRAPAVPSPGLNRLYELVTAAGRAGLEIRTELTETRPLSPDVELAAYRIVQESLTNVTRHADATAVTIRVRPDGGDVLVEIEDDGAGAPGPPGNGIVGMGERVQALGGELTTGPGPAGGFRVRARFPSGVAV; encoded by the coding sequence ATGCGCCAGTGGCCCGGGTGGGCGGCGAACACCTCGCTGGTGCTCGTGGTCGGCCTGGTCGCCCTCGCCGGCCTGGTGGTGCAGTCGCGGGGCGTCGACACCGTCGCCGAATGGGCGGCGCTGCTGATCGTGCTGGCCTCCGCCGGTGCGCTGAGTCTGCGTCGCCGCTACCCGGTGGCGGTGGGCGTGGCGGCGCTGGCCGCCGTCGGGGCGTACGGCGCGCTGCTGCACCGGCCCGGTCCGATCATGTTGGTCTTCGTCGTGGCGCTCTACACCGTGGTCGACGAGGGGCATCTCGCCGTCGCCGTCGGCCTGGGTCTCGCCTCGGTGCTCTCCTTTGCCGTCGCCGACAGCGGTAACCGGACCGCCGACAACGTGAACGGGGCCACCCTGCTGCACGCCGGCTGGCTGGTCGCGGTGATCGTCGGGGTGACCCGCAACCGGCGGGCGTACCTCGCCGAGGCCGAGGCCCGGGTGCTCGCCGCCGAGCAGCGTACCGAGGAGCAGGCCCGCCGCCGGGCCACCGAGGAGCGGCTACGCATCGCCCGCGAGCTGCACGACGCGCTCGGCCATCACCTCTCGCTGATCAACGTGCAGGCCAGCGCCGCGCTGTTCCGCCCGGATCCCGACCGGTCCACCCAGGCGCTCACCGCGATCAAGCAGACCAGCGGGGAGACCCTGCGTGAGTTGCGCGCCACGCTCGGCCTCCTGCGCCAGGATGATCGGGCGCCGGCCGTCCCCAGCCCCGGCCTGAACCGCCTGTACGAGCTGGTCACCGCCGCCGGACGGGCCGGGTTGGAGATCCGCACCGAGCTGACCGAGACCCGACCGCTGTCGCCGGACGTCGAGTTGGCGGCGTACCGGATCGTCCAGGAGTCGCTGACAAACGTGACCCGGCACGCCGACGCGACCGCCGTGACGATCCGGGTCCGACCCGACGGCGGCGATGTTCTGGTGGAGATCGAGGACGACGGCGCTGGCGCGCCCGGCCCGCCCGGCAACGGGATCGTCGGCATGGGTGAGCGGGTGCAGGCGCTGGGTGGCGAACTGACCACCGGCCCCGGCCCGGCCGGCGGCTTCCGGGTCCGCGCCCGCTTCCCGAGCGGGGTGGCGGTGTGA
- a CDS encoding helix-turn-helix transcriptional regulator: protein MTSSSAEEQRLRDLARLRRVRDRMDREYAQPLNVEALARDANMSAGHLSRQFRLAYGESPYAYLMTRRIERAMALLRRGDHTVTEACFAVGCASLGTFSTRFTELVGMSPSAYRRQVTSTTAGLPSCVTKQVTRPIRNREAQLRRPLLA from the coding sequence ATGACCAGCAGTTCCGCCGAGGAGCAACGGTTGCGTGACCTCGCCCGCCTGCGCCGGGTCCGGGACCGGATGGACCGGGAGTACGCGCAGCCGCTCAACGTCGAGGCGCTCGCCCGGGACGCGAACATGTCGGCCGGGCATCTCAGCCGCCAGTTCCGGCTCGCCTACGGCGAATCGCCGTACGCGTACCTGATGACCCGGCGCATCGAGCGGGCGATGGCCCTGTTGCGGCGCGGCGACCACACCGTCACCGAGGCCTGTTTCGCGGTCGGCTGCGCATCGCTCGGCACCTTCAGCACCCGCTTCACCGAACTGGTCGGCATGTCGCCCAGCGCCTACCGCCGTCAGGTGACAAGCACCACGGCGGGTCTGCCGTCCTGCGTGACAAAGCAGGTGACCAGACCGATCAGGAATCGAGAAGCCCAGCTCAGGCGTCCGCTACTAGCCTGA
- a CDS encoding VOC family protein — MDLTIANTFLPQNDPDAALAFYRDVLGFEVRNDVGYDGMRWITVGPPGQPGTSIVLHPPAADPGITDDERRVITEMMAKGTYAMVVLATKDLDGTFERLQASGVEIVQEPIEQPYGVRDCAVRDAAGNMVRIQEQR; from the coding sequence ATGGACCTCACCATCGCGAACACCTTCCTGCCGCAGAACGATCCGGACGCCGCGCTGGCCTTCTACCGCGACGTCCTCGGCTTCGAAGTCCGCAACGACGTCGGCTACGACGGCATGCGCTGGATCACGGTCGGCCCACCCGGTCAGCCCGGCACGTCGATCGTCCTGCACCCACCGGCGGCCGACCCCGGCATCACCGACGACGAGCGTCGCGTGATCACGGAGATGATGGCCAAGGGCACCTACGCCATGGTCGTGCTCGCCACCAAGGATCTCGACGGCACCTTCGAGCGGCTCCAGGCCAGCGGGGTCGAGATCGTCCAGGAGCCGATCGAGCAGCCGTACGGGGTGCGGGACTGCGCCGTCCGGGACGCGGCGGGCAACATGGTCCGCATCCAGGAGCAGCGCTGA
- a CDS encoding excinuclease ABC subunit UvrA, producing MTETRSAASHVADSHDLIRVRGARENNLKDISVEIPKRRLTVFTGVSGSGKSSLVFSTIAAESQRMINETYSAFLQGFMPSLARPDVDVLDGLTTAIIVDQERMGANVRSTVGTVTDANAMLRILFSRLGQPHIGSPQAFSFNVASISGAGAVTIERGGRTTKERRSFNITGGMCPRCEGMGRVSDFDLSALYDDSKSLNEGAITIPGYSMEGWYGRIFRGCGYFDPDKPIRRFSKRELDDLLYKEPTKIKVEGINLTYSGLIPTIQKSFLSKDREAMQPHIRAFVDRAVIFTTCPDCAGTRLSAPARSSKIKGINIADCCAMQISDLADWVRALDEPSVTPLLAALGETLDSFVEIGLGYLSLDRPSGTLSGGEAQRTKMIRHLGSSLTDVTYVFDEPTIGLHPHDIQRMNNLLLRLRDKGNTVLVVEHKPEVIAIADHVVDLGPGAGTAGGTVCFEGTVEGLRASGTLTGRHLDDRATLKEKVRTPSGVLQVRGANTHNLRDVDVDIPLGVLVVVTGVAGSGKSSLIHGSVSGRDGVVAIDQGAIRGSRRSNPATYTGLLDPIRKAFAKANGVKPALFSANSEGACPTCNGAGVIYSDLAMMAGVATVCEQCEGKRFQAEVLEYRFGGRNISEVLAMPVTEAEEFFGGGESRLPAAHAILTRLVDVGLGYLTLGQPLTTLSGGERQRLRLATHLTDKGGSYVLDEPTTGLHLADVEQLLGLLDRLVDSGRSVIVIEHHQAVMAHADWIIDLGPGAGHDGGRIVFEGTPAELTADPTTLTGRHLADYIRS from the coding sequence ATGACGGAAACCCGGTCGGCCGCGTCACACGTCGCCGACAGCCATGACCTGATCCGGGTGCGGGGTGCCCGCGAGAACAACCTCAAGGACATCAGCGTCGAGATCCCGAAGCGCCGGCTGACGGTGTTCACGGGCGTCTCCGGCTCGGGCAAGAGTTCGCTGGTGTTCAGCACCATCGCCGCCGAGTCGCAGCGGATGATCAACGAGACCTACAGCGCGTTCCTTCAGGGCTTCATGCCGTCGCTGGCCCGCCCCGACGTCGACGTGCTCGATGGGCTGACCACCGCGATCATCGTCGACCAGGAGCGGATGGGCGCAAACGTCCGCTCCACGGTCGGCACCGTCACCGACGCCAACGCGATGCTGCGGATCCTGTTCAGCCGTCTCGGCCAGCCGCACATCGGCTCGCCCCAGGCATTCTCCTTCAACGTGGCCTCGATCAGCGGTGCCGGCGCCGTCACCATCGAGCGCGGCGGGCGTACCACGAAGGAACGGCGGAGCTTCAACATCACCGGCGGCATGTGCCCGCGCTGCGAGGGCATGGGCCGGGTGAGCGATTTCGACCTCTCCGCCCTGTACGACGACAGCAAGTCGCTGAACGAGGGCGCGATCACGATTCCCGGCTACAGCATGGAGGGTTGGTACGGCCGGATCTTCCGGGGCTGCGGGTACTTCGATCCGGACAAGCCGATCCGCAGGTTCAGCAAGCGGGAACTGGACGACCTGCTGTACAAGGAACCGACCAAGATCAAGGTCGAGGGGATCAACCTGACGTACTCGGGGCTGATCCCGACCATCCAGAAGTCGTTCCTGTCCAAGGACCGCGAGGCGATGCAGCCGCACATCCGCGCGTTCGTGGATCGGGCGGTCATCTTCACCACCTGCCCCGACTGTGCCGGCACCCGGCTCAGCGCGCCGGCCCGGTCCTCGAAGATCAAGGGGATCAACATCGCGGACTGCTGCGCGATGCAGATCAGCGACCTCGCCGACTGGGTACGGGCGCTTGACGAACCGTCCGTGACGCCGCTGCTGGCGGCGCTGGGGGAGACCCTCGACTCGTTCGTCGAGATCGGGCTCGGTTACCTCAGCCTCGACCGGCCGTCGGGCACGCTCTCCGGCGGCGAGGCGCAGCGCACCAAGATGATCCGCCACCTCGGGTCGTCGCTCACCGACGTCACATACGTCTTCGACGAGCCGACGATCGGGCTGCACCCGCACGACATCCAGCGCATGAACAACCTGCTGCTACGGCTCCGGGACAAGGGCAACACCGTGCTCGTGGTGGAGCACAAGCCGGAGGTGATCGCCATCGCCGACCACGTGGTCGACCTGGGTCCCGGCGCCGGCACGGCGGGCGGCACCGTCTGCTTCGAGGGCACCGTCGAGGGGCTACGGGCCAGCGGCACGCTCACCGGTCGCCACCTCGACGACCGGGCCACGCTCAAGGAGAAGGTGCGTACCCCGTCGGGCGTGCTCCAGGTGCGCGGCGCCAACACCCACAACCTGCGCGACGTCGACGTCGACATTCCGCTCGGCGTACTGGTCGTGGTCACCGGGGTGGCGGGCTCGGGCAAGAGTTCGCTGATCCACGGTTCGGTGTCGGGGCGCGACGGCGTGGTCGCGATCGACCAGGGCGCGATCCGCGGCTCGCGCCGGAGCAACCCGGCGACGTACACCGGGCTGCTCGATCCGATTCGTAAGGCGTTCGCCAAGGCCAACGGCGTGAAGCCGGCGTTGTTCAGCGCGAACTCCGAGGGGGCCTGCCCGACCTGCAATGGCGCCGGTGTGATCTACAGCGACCTGGCGATGATGGCGGGTGTCGCCACGGTCTGCGAGCAGTGCGAGGGCAAGCGGTTCCAGGCCGAGGTGCTGGAGTACCGGTTCGGTGGCCGCAACATCAGCGAGGTGCTCGCGATGCCGGTGACCGAGGCCGAGGAGTTCTTCGGCGGTGGCGAGTCGCGGCTGCCGGCCGCCCACGCCATCCTCACCCGGCTCGTCGATGTCGGCCTCGGCTATCTGACGCTGGGCCAGCCGCTCACCACGCTCTCCGGCGGCGAACGGCAGCGGTTGCGGCTGGCCACCCACCTGACCGACAAGGGCGGCAGCTACGTCCTCGACGAGCCGACCACCGGTCTGCATCTGGCCGACGTGGAGCAACTGCTCGGTCTGCTCGACCGGCTGGTCGACTCCGGCCGGTCGGTAATCGTCATCGAGCATCACCAGGCGGTCATGGCGCACGCCGACTGGATCATCGATCTCGGCCCCGGCGCGGGCCACGACGGCGGCCGGATCGTCTTCGAGGGCACCCCCGCCGAGCTGACCGCTGACCCCACCACCCTGACCGGCCGCCACCTGGCCGACTACATCAGGTCCTGA
- a CDS encoding DUF4360 domain-containing protein, translating to MRKLFAGGAVVLALLAPSLTAGAPASASPIMNNPPPDQVVIDLVAMAGSGCRPGTADVAVSPDNKAFTTIYSDYLVQAGPGISVTEGRRNCQLNVLVHVPNGYTFAIVKVDYRGYGLLNRGAVANQLANYYFQGMTQTTTTNHRIAAPLDDNWLITDEVPIASAVWHPCGEVRNLNINTELRLSRGTSTGTSFLTMDSTDGSITTMYHLAWAACP from the coding sequence ATGCGAAAATTGTTTGCAGGTGGCGCCGTAGTGCTCGCGCTACTTGCCCCGTCACTGACCGCGGGCGCACCCGCGTCGGCCAGCCCAATCATGAACAACCCGCCGCCGGACCAGGTCGTGATCGACCTGGTGGCGATGGCCGGCTCCGGCTGTCGGCCCGGCACCGCCGACGTCGCGGTCTCCCCGGACAACAAGGCCTTCACCACGATCTACAGCGACTACCTGGTTCAGGCCGGTCCCGGCATCTCGGTCACCGAAGGCCGCCGCAACTGCCAGCTCAACGTCCTGGTGCATGTGCCGAACGGCTACACGTTCGCGATCGTCAAGGTGGACTACCGCGGGTACGGCCTGCTCAACCGGGGCGCGGTGGCCAACCAGCTGGCCAACTACTACTTCCAGGGCATGACCCAGACCACGACCACAAACCACCGCATCGCCGCCCCGTTGGACGACAACTGGCTGATCACCGACGAGGTACCGATCGCCTCCGCGGTCTGGCACCCCTGCGGTGAGGTGCGCAACCTCAACATCAACACGGAGCTGCGGCTCAGTCGGGGCACCTCGACCGGCACCAGCTTCCTGACGATGGACTCCACCGACGGCAGCATCACCACCATGTACCACCTGGCCTGGGCCGCCTGCCCGTAA
- a CDS encoding DUF4360 domain-containing protein, which translates to MRERVAVARKGVVTVLGAVLTLALSAPAQASTVATPETVPDGNITAEVVAANGSGCAPGTARVVANSDKTGFRIRYSDFVAEAGSGVDTTARRKNCQLGVVLTVPAGWTFAVAAVDYRGRARLSAGATGLQRTNYYWQGSSDSGRTEVTFAGPYNGFWSTRDVAHALIYLPCEQQRVLNINTELRVDAGTSSGRSSMSMTATDGDVDTLFNLNWTRC; encoded by the coding sequence ATGAGAGAACGAGTTGCCGTCGCGAGAAAGGGCGTCGTCACCGTGCTCGGCGCGGTGCTCACGCTCGCACTGTCCGCGCCGGCCCAGGCCAGTACCGTCGCTACCCCGGAAACGGTGCCGGACGGCAACATCACCGCCGAGGTGGTGGCCGCCAACGGCTCGGGCTGCGCGCCCGGCACGGCCCGGGTCGTCGCCAACTCCGACAAGACCGGGTTCCGGATCCGCTACAGCGACTTCGTCGCGGAGGCGGGCAGCGGCGTCGACACGACCGCCCGCCGGAAGAACTGCCAGCTCGGCGTGGTGCTGACCGTGCCGGCCGGCTGGACCTTCGCGGTGGCCGCGGTGGACTACCGGGGCCGGGCCCGGCTCTCCGCCGGTGCGACCGGCCTGCAACGCACCAACTACTACTGGCAGGGCTCGTCGGACAGCGGCCGTACCGAGGTGACGTTCGCGGGCCCGTACAACGGCTTCTGGAGCACCCGGGACGTCGCCCATGCGCTGATCTACCTACCCTGTGAACAGCAGCGGGTCCTCAACATCAACACCGAGCTGCGGGTGGACGCCGGCACCTCCAGCGGGCGCAGCAGCATGTCGATGACGGCCACCGACGGCGACGTCGACACCCTGTTCAACCTGAACTGGACCAGGTGCTGA
- a CDS encoding RNA polymerase sigma-70 factor, which translates to MASEDGRPDPATETFVAHRNLLFTVAYELLGSAADAEDVLQETWLRWAGVELDTVRDQRAYLVRITTRQALTRLRTLGRRKETYFGTWLPEPLLTTPDVAEDVELAESVSMAMLLVLETLTPTERAVFVLREVFDVGYDEIAEAVDKSPVAVRQIAHRARAHVAARRPRETVDVRETRAALGAFQRAVETGDLQGLLDILAPDVVLLADGGGVRQALPKPVVGADKAARLFTTGLKRADGELSVEPALINGSPALIVRLNGQLDGVLAVRLDNRLVTGLYYVRNPQKLSGVQREIRVSR; encoded by the coding sequence ATGGCGAGCGAGGACGGTCGTCCGGATCCGGCTACCGAGACCTTCGTCGCCCATCGCAACCTGCTCTTCACCGTCGCGTACGAGTTGCTCGGCTCGGCCGCCGACGCCGAGGACGTGCTCCAGGAGACCTGGCTGCGCTGGGCCGGCGTCGAGCTCGACACGGTCCGCGACCAGCGGGCCTACCTGGTCCGCATCACCACCCGGCAGGCGCTTACCCGGCTGCGTACGCTCGGCCGCCGCAAGGAGACCTACTTCGGCACGTGGCTGCCCGAGCCACTGCTGACCACCCCGGACGTGGCCGAGGACGTCGAGCTGGCCGAGAGCGTCTCGATGGCGATGCTGCTGGTGCTGGAGACGCTCACGCCGACCGAACGGGCCGTCTTCGTGCTGCGTGAGGTCTTCGACGTGGGCTACGACGAGATCGCCGAAGCCGTCGACAAGAGCCCGGTCGCGGTACGGCAGATCGCTCACCGGGCGCGGGCCCACGTCGCCGCGCGTCGGCCCCGGGAGACCGTCGACGTCCGCGAGACCCGGGCGGCGCTCGGTGCCTTCCAACGGGCGGTCGAAACCGGCGACCTGCAAGGTCTGCTCGACATCCTGGCGCCGGACGTCGTCCTGTTGGCCGACGGTGGTGGGGTCCGGCAGGCCCTGCCGAAGCCGGTCGTCGGGGCCGACAAGGCGGCGCGCCTGTTCACCACCGGCCTGAAGCGGGCCGACGGTGAACTCTCCGTCGAACCGGCGCTGATCAACGGGTCCCCGGCGCTTATCGTCCGGCTCAACGGGCAGCTCGACGGGGTGCTGGCGGTGCGGCTCGACAACCGCCTGGTCACCGGGCTCTACTACGTACGCAACCCGCAGAAGCTGTCCGGGGTGCAGCGGGAGATCAGGGTGAGCCGCTGA
- a CDS encoding GGDEF domain-containing protein, protein MDDVTLRALNLLEEAQAGGAARVLTVAEAALREPTGELPDGPAAMHFARVVALTRLGDLRAAIAAADLMLAAADREGSAGWRSCALSLRATRRLRLGDQDIAEYDIEAVLRDLVSAETALLADEPDPVIRGNARTGIAIGYAQLRLYELAGPQFQAAYEAACRASYPDNGNRAMWLCNLAELNLMWALELYQIGQVAEAEKHTTVAEEYAVRAAAEASGPQAEVWRLSALLYAACSRADRQDPAGAAVDIPRYIGLLETFGLREQHQELLLCRPFHAVALRRSGRPEEALRVIQDAVASLAPDPDWLISAALHRTHAVLLSATGSSDAVPGLTYGDALAELLWRQRQRWLHTAMTMQSYDVLRWQHEQAERAARTDPLTGVANRRGLDIFLRNLTAPGTVADQPVAVLTVDIDRFKQINDSLGHATGDDVLRAVAELLTSKVRKGDFVARLGGDEFVAILPGADTGAATEVAKRTVAAIAGLTAWPVNVSVGVASGPAYLIDETLTRADSAMYAAKRAGGNRATASS, encoded by the coding sequence GTGGACGATGTGACCCTCCGGGCCCTGAACCTCCTTGAGGAGGCTCAGGCCGGCGGTGCCGCCCGAGTGCTTACCGTCGCCGAAGCGGCGCTGCGCGAACCCACCGGAGAGCTTCCCGACGGCCCGGCGGCGATGCACTTCGCGCGCGTCGTGGCGTTGACCCGGTTGGGCGACCTGCGCGCGGCCATCGCCGCCGCCGATCTGATGCTCGCCGCCGCGGATCGCGAGGGCAGCGCCGGCTGGCGCTCCTGCGCTCTGTCGCTGCGGGCCACCAGACGGCTGCGCCTCGGCGACCAGGACATCGCCGAGTACGACATCGAGGCGGTGCTACGCGATCTGGTGAGCGCGGAGACCGCCCTGCTCGCCGACGAACCCGACCCGGTCATCCGGGGCAACGCCCGCACCGGAATCGCCATCGGCTACGCCCAACTGCGCCTCTACGAGCTGGCCGGGCCGCAGTTCCAGGCCGCGTACGAGGCGGCCTGCCGGGCGTCGTACCCGGACAACGGCAACCGCGCGATGTGGCTGTGCAACCTGGCGGAGCTCAACCTGATGTGGGCGCTGGAGCTGTACCAGATAGGTCAGGTCGCCGAGGCGGAGAAACACACCACGGTCGCCGAGGAGTACGCGGTGCGGGCGGCGGCGGAGGCGTCCGGACCGCAGGCGGAGGTGTGGCGGCTGTCGGCGCTGCTGTACGCGGCCTGTTCCCGCGCCGACCGCCAGGACCCGGCGGGTGCGGCCGTCGACATCCCCCGGTACATCGGCCTGCTGGAGACCTTCGGCCTGCGGGAACAACACCAGGAGCTGCTGCTGTGCCGGCCCTTTCACGCCGTCGCGCTGCGTCGCTCGGGCCGGCCCGAGGAGGCGCTACGGGTCATCCAGGACGCCGTCGCCTCCCTCGCCCCCGATCCGGACTGGCTGATCTCGGCGGCCCTGCACCGCACGCACGCGGTGCTGCTGTCGGCCACCGGCTCGTCCGACGCCGTACCCGGGCTCACCTACGGTGACGCGCTTGCCGAACTGCTCTGGCGGCAGCGGCAGCGCTGGCTGCACACGGCGATGACGATGCAGTCGTACGACGTGCTGCGCTGGCAGCACGAGCAGGCCGAGCGGGCGGCGCGGACCGACCCGCTCACCGGGGTGGCCAACCGTCGCGGTCTGGACATCTTCCTGCGGAACCTGACCGCCCCCGGCACCGTCGCGGATCAACCGGTGGCGGTGTTGACCGTGGACATCGACCGGTTCAAGCAGATCAACGACTCGCTGGGGCACGCCACCGGCGACGATGTGCTGCGGGCCGTCGCGGAGCTGCTCACCAGCAAGGTACGCAAGGGTGACTTCGTGGCGCGGTTGGGCGGTGACGAGTTCGTGGCCATCCTGCCCGGCGCCGACACCGGGGCCGCCACCGAGGTGGCCAAGCGGACCGTGGCCGCCATCGCCGGCCTGACGGCCTGGCCGGTGAACGTCAGCGTCGGGGTCGCCAGTGGGCCGGCGTACCTGATCGACGAGACCCTCACCCGCGCCGACAGCGCCATGTACGCGGCCAAACGCGCGGGCGGCAACCGGGCCACGGCCAGCTCCTGA
- a CDS encoding alpha/beta hydrolase — protein sequence MHRKLIRQLLVGAAAGLTLLPLAPPVASAAPVEAVQWAPCEQDAEALCGTLEVPVDWADPDGPSIALALAKRPATDPAVRRGSLVVNPGGPGGSGVDAALWGGYSDDLRRHFDILGFDPRGVARSAPVRCSLDKILELPAGPIKTATDFATMVTASRALADDCRTHTGPVFDHVDTLQVIRDIDAIRAAVGDDKLTFFGMSYGTLMAQQYAELYPDRVRALVADSTMDHSQDARGFAVTQAATGQDTFNEFVAGCARLTECALYGRDIRQFWRRLLERADRGELPDPDDPSYKITKLDLVNFVLGNLNYQPYWLGIASELERLDAGRPSTTPAAPARRSAENEPTVVSFAYQAVLCQDWNLKASDYAEWRSILAAAQAAAPDLPDPPRAAVGAICLGWPTPANNPQRRITPTNEAKLLFANSLHDPATGYNWALGAADQFGDRAELLTYEGWGHIVYGRVACADEAIDRYLIDLVVPAPGTRCAAAPPPGTTADDARGRSAGPPEGPAPEMLPLRAEPELPTWLR from the coding sequence ATGCACCGAAAACTGATCCGACAATTGCTTGTCGGTGCGGCGGCGGGATTGACGTTGCTGCCGCTGGCTCCGCCGGTCGCCTCGGCGGCCCCGGTCGAGGCCGTGCAGTGGGCCCCCTGCGAGCAGGACGCGGAAGCCCTGTGCGGCACCCTTGAGGTGCCTGTCGACTGGGCCGATCCGGACGGCCCCTCGATCGCTCTGGCGCTGGCCAAGCGGCCGGCCACCGACCCGGCCGTGCGGCGCGGATCGCTTGTGGTCAACCCGGGTGGGCCGGGTGGCTCGGGGGTCGACGCGGCACTGTGGGGCGGATACAGCGACGACCTCCGTCGGCACTTCGACATTCTCGGGTTCGATCCGCGTGGCGTGGCCCGCAGCGCGCCGGTCCGGTGTTCGCTCGACAAGATCCTGGAGTTGCCGGCCGGACCGATCAAAACGGCCACCGACTTCGCCACCATGGTCACCGCGAGCCGGGCCCTGGCCGACGACTGCCGTACGCACACCGGTCCGGTTTTCGACCACGTGGACACGCTTCAGGTAATTCGTGACATCGACGCCATCCGGGCGGCGGTCGGTGACGACAAACTGACCTTCTTCGGAATGTCGTACGGCACGCTGATGGCCCAGCAATATGCGGAGCTGTATCCGGACCGGGTGCGGGCCCTCGTCGCGGACAGCACGATGGACCACAGCCAGGACGCCCGGGGCTTCGCCGTCACCCAGGCGGCCACCGGGCAGGACACGTTCAACGAGTTCGTCGCCGGCTGCGCCCGGCTCACCGAGTGTGCCCTGTACGGCCGCGACATCCGGCAGTTCTGGCGGCGACTGCTGGAGCGTGCCGACCGTGGCGAACTGCCGGACCCGGACGACCCGAGCTACAAGATCACCAAGCTGGACCTGGTCAACTTCGTGCTGGGCAACCTGAACTACCAGCCCTACTGGCTCGGAATCGCCAGTGAGCTGGAGCGGCTCGACGCCGGCCGCCCGTCGACCACGCCGGCTGCCCCGGCCCGCCGGTCGGCCGAGAACGAGCCGACGGTCGTCTCCTTCGCGTACCAGGCGGTTCTCTGTCAGGACTGGAACCTCAAGGCCAGCGACTACGCCGAGTGGCGCTCGATCCTCGCCGCCGCCCAGGCCGCCGCGCCGGATCTGCCGGACCCGCCCCGGGCGGCGGTGGGCGCGATCTGCCTGGGCTGGCCGACCCCGGCGAACAACCCGCAGCGTCGGATCACCCCGACCAACGAGGCGAAGCTGCTCTTCGCCAACTCGCTGCACGACCCCGCCACCGGCTACAACTGGGCGCTGGGCGCCGCCGACCAGTTCGGCGACCGCGCCGAGCTGCTCACCTATGAGGGCTGGGGACACATCGTCTACGGCCGGGTGGCCTGCGCCGACGAGGCGATCGACCGGTACCTGATCGACCTGGTCGTACCGGCGCCGGGCACCCGGTGCGCTGCCGCCCCGCCGCCGGGCACCACCGCGGACGACGCCCGTGGCCGTTCCGCGGGCCCGCCGGAGGGACCGGCCCCGGAGATGCTTCCGCTGCGCGCGGAGCCGGAGCTGCCGACCTGGCTGCGCTGA